One region of Azoarcus sp. CIB genomic DNA includes:
- a CDS encoding inositol monophosphatase family protein, whose product MHPTLNIAVKAARRAGSIINRASLQLDQVSVQAKSPNDFVTEVDQAAEAAIIEVLREAYPEHGILAEESGASAQSSDSEYQWIIDPIDGTTNFIHGFPQYAISIALTKNGVLDQGVVYDVTRNELFTATKGRGAFLNDRRIRVSKRVRLNESLIGTGFPFREFDHVDAYLAMFKDLTQKTAGIRRPGAASLDLAYVACGRLDGFWEMGLQPWDMAAGALLIQEAGGLVSDFAGESTYMETGNVVAGSPKIFGQILPIIQAHRSAALRA is encoded by the coding sequence ATGCACCCCACCCTGAACATCGCAGTGAAAGCCGCCCGCCGCGCGGGCTCCATCATCAATCGCGCCTCGCTGCAGCTGGACCAAGTGTCGGTCCAAGCCAAGTCCCCGAACGATTTCGTCACCGAGGTCGACCAGGCGGCCGAGGCCGCCATCATCGAGGTTCTGCGCGAAGCATACCCGGAGCACGGCATTCTAGCAGAGGAGTCGGGCGCGTCCGCGCAGTCCTCCGACAGCGAATACCAGTGGATCATCGACCCGATCGACGGCACGACGAACTTCATCCACGGCTTCCCCCAGTACGCGATCTCGATCGCGCTGACGAAGAACGGCGTGCTCGATCAGGGCGTTGTCTACGACGTGACGCGCAACGAGCTGTTCACCGCCACCAAGGGCCGCGGCGCCTTCCTCAATGACCGCCGCATCCGTGTTTCCAAGCGCGTCCGCCTGAACGAATCGCTGATCGGCACGGGCTTTCCGTTCCGCGAGTTCGACCACGTCGACGCCTACCTCGCGATGTTCAAGGACCTGACGCAGAAGACCGCCGGCATCCGCCGCCCCGGCGCCGCCTCGCTCGACCTCGCTTACGTGGCCTGCGGACGCCTCGACGGCTTCTGGGAGATGGGCCTGCAACCCTGGGACATGGCAGCCGGCGCGCTGCTGATTCAGGAAGCGGGCGGTCTGGTGAGCGACTTCGCCGGCGAAAGCACCTACATGGAAACCGGCAACGTCGTCGCCGGCAGTCCCAAGATCTTCGGGCAGATCCTGCCCATCATCCAGGCCCACCGCAGCGCTGCACTGCGGGCCTGA
- a CDS encoding DEAD/DEAH box helicase: MNPTIESFAQLELSPPILEALAGIGYETPSPIQAACIPHLRAGHDLLGEAQTGTGKTAAFALPLLDRLDLSARNPQVLVLTPTRELAIQVAEAFQRYAKNLPGFHVLPIYGGQSMVVQLRQLSRGAHVVVGTPGRVMDHIERASLNLGDLKTLVLDEADEMLRMGFIDDVEWILEHVPAERQTALFSATMPDAIRRVAHRYLREPREVKIKTATTTVTTIRQRFCQIAVAHKLDALTRILEVEEEFDAAIVFVRTKTATVELAEKLEARGYAAAALNGDMTQQLRERVIEQLKGGSLDIVVATDVAARGLDVPRISHVINYDIPYDTEAYVHRIGRTGRAGRTGSAILFVAPREMRMLKVIERATRQPIEPLQLPSREAVADKRVTAFRQQVATVLESEDLDFFREVVAGMEDSHDADLHDIAAALAFLAQRERPLQLPRSAGPDIAAAQSAPRAERPPRENRDALLERRRDFADGRLQRYRIEVGRNQQATPKDIVGAIANEAGIESRFIGQINLYEDYSTVELPGDLPNDVLDILRRVRVRQRQLNIRPLDHDEAQRDAARPRPGPGPRFGAKPAPRGEDAPRKPFAKPWDKPAGKPGGDRPQGGKPFHSDHRDTQGTGFKPAKKKPQRDR, encoded by the coding sequence ATGAACCCCACTATCGAATCCTTTGCACAGCTCGAGCTGAGCCCCCCGATCCTCGAAGCCCTCGCCGGCATCGGATACGAAACCCCGTCGCCGATCCAGGCAGCCTGCATCCCGCACCTGCGCGCCGGGCATGACCTGCTGGGCGAAGCCCAGACTGGCACCGGCAAGACGGCGGCCTTCGCGCTGCCGCTGCTCGACCGCCTCGACCTCTCCGCCCGCAACCCGCAGGTCCTCGTACTGACCCCGACACGCGAACTCGCGATCCAGGTTGCCGAGGCCTTCCAGCGCTATGCGAAGAACCTGCCCGGCTTTCACGTGCTGCCGATATACGGCGGCCAGAGTATGGTCGTGCAGCTGCGCCAACTGAGCCGCGGCGCGCATGTCGTCGTCGGCACCCCGGGACGCGTGATGGACCACATCGAGCGCGCGAGCCTCAACCTCGGCGACCTCAAGACGCTGGTGCTCGACGAGGCCGACGAGATGCTGCGCATGGGCTTCATCGACGACGTCGAATGGATCCTCGAGCACGTCCCGGCGGAACGGCAGACCGCGCTGTTCTCCGCGACGATGCCGGACGCGATCCGGCGCGTCGCGCACCGCTACCTGCGCGAGCCGCGCGAGGTGAAGATCAAGACCGCCACGACCACCGTGACGACGATCCGCCAGCGCTTCTGCCAGATCGCCGTCGCGCACAAGCTCGACGCCCTCACGCGCATCCTCGAGGTCGAGGAGGAGTTCGACGCCGCGATCGTCTTCGTACGTACCAAGACCGCCACCGTCGAGCTCGCCGAGAAGCTCGAGGCGCGCGGCTATGCCGCCGCCGCACTGAACGGCGACATGACCCAGCAGCTGCGCGAACGGGTCATCGAACAGCTCAAGGGCGGCAGCCTCGACATCGTCGTCGCGACCGACGTCGCCGCGCGCGGCCTGGACGTGCCGCGCATCAGCCACGTCATCAACTACGACATCCCCTACGACACCGAGGCCTACGTTCACCGCATCGGCCGCACCGGTCGCGCAGGCCGCACCGGCAGCGCCATCCTCTTCGTCGCGCCGCGCGAGATGCGCATGCTGAAGGTGATCGAACGGGCGACGCGCCAGCCGATCGAACCGCTGCAACTGCCGTCACGCGAAGCCGTCGCCGACAAGCGCGTGACCGCCTTCCGCCAGCAGGTGGCGACGGTGCTCGAATCCGAAGACCTCGACTTCTTCCGCGAGGTCGTCGCCGGCATGGAGGACAGCCACGACGCCGACCTCCACGACATTGCCGCCGCCCTCGCCTTCCTCGCACAGCGCGAACGCCCCTTGCAGCTGCCGCGGAGCGCCGGCCCGGACATCGCCGCAGCCCAATCCGCCCCGCGCGCGGAACGCCCCCCGCGCGAAAACCGCGACGCCCTCCTGGAGCGCCGCCGCGACTTCGCCGATGGACGCCTGCAGCGCTACCGCATCGAGGTCGGCCGCAACCAGCAGGCGACCCCCAAGGACATCGTGGGCGCGATCGCGAACGAAGCCGGCATCGAAAGCCGCTTCATCGGCCAGATCAACCTGTACGAGGATTACAGCACCGTCGAACTGCCGGGCGACCTGCCGAACGACGTCCTCGACATCCTGCGTCGTGTGCGCGTGCGGCAGCGCCAGCTGAACATCCGTCCGCTGGACCACGACGAGGCGCAGCGCGACGCCGCGCGCCCCCGGCCCGGCCCCGGCCCGCGCTTCGGCGCGAAGCCCGCTCCGCGCGGCGAGGACGCGCCCCGCAAACCCTTTGCGAAACCGTGGGACAAGCCCGCCGGCAAACCTGGCGGCGATCGCCCGCAGGGCGGTAAGCCGTTCCACTCCGACCATCGCGACACGCAGGGCACTGGCTTCAAACCGGCCAAGAAGAAGCCGCAGCGCGATCGCTAA
- a CDS encoding alkaline phosphatase family protein has protein sequence MSPSRRRAPSDRPRIELPQNAVLPDYRDGGLFGLARSVGTYLDGRPWHAPGPSAPLGTESAPRKLVFILIDGLGDMFLQRTSASGALLAHRTGRLTSVFPSTTASAVTTTMTGLAPACHGLTGWFIHDRRFGGVIAPLPAIRRGGAPLRGPLAVPRLFAYRTLFQRRKRPAIFVSPRELAFTPYSRRHSRGASTLGYKGLQGMIDTIAGAIRESGSDPVLVHAYYPTFDGLSHAYGCNSKEVITHFERIDAAFGQLLERLHGSGTDIVLTADHGFIDSPPERVIDLATLPGLQTMLAAPLFGERRAAFCSVRRGAERDFELLARECLTGKAIVARSDDLIGLGVFGPGRPHRRLRERIGTHALMMEPGWTIRDHVPGEQEHAMIGVHGGLSPDEMWIPLVQARC, from the coding sequence ATGTCCCCCTCCCGGCGACGAGCGCCCTCCGATCGGCCACGCATCGAGTTGCCGCAGAATGCCGTGCTTCCCGACTATCGCGACGGCGGCCTGTTCGGGCTGGCGCGCAGCGTGGGGACTTATCTCGATGGCCGCCCCTGGCACGCACCCGGACCGTCCGCACCCCTTGGCACGGAGAGCGCCCCGCGCAAGCTCGTCTTCATCCTCATCGACGGCCTTGGCGACATGTTCCTGCAGCGCACCAGTGCCAGCGGAGCACTCCTCGCTCACCGGACGGGCCGCCTCACCTCCGTATTTCCGAGCACCACCGCAAGTGCCGTCACGACGACGATGACGGGTCTCGCACCCGCATGCCATGGCCTGACGGGGTGGTTCATCCACGACCGGCGCTTCGGCGGCGTCATCGCACCGCTGCCAGCCATCCGGCGCGGCGGCGCCCCCCTGCGGGGCCCGCTGGCCGTGCCCCGGCTCTTCGCCTATCGCACACTCTTCCAGCGCCGCAAGCGTCCTGCGATCTTCGTCTCGCCCCGTGAACTGGCATTCACACCCTACTCGCGCCGTCACAGCCGCGGAGCAAGCACCCTGGGCTACAAGGGTCTGCAGGGAATGATCGACACAATCGCCGGGGCGATCAGGGAGAGCGGAAGCGACCCCGTCCTCGTGCATGCCTACTACCCGACCTTCGACGGCCTCAGCCACGCCTACGGCTGCAACTCGAAGGAGGTCATCACTCACTTCGAGCGCATCGACGCGGCCTTCGGGCAGCTCCTCGAACGACTGCACGGGAGCGGTACCGACATCGTCCTCACGGCCGATCACGGCTTCATCGACTCGCCGCCGGAGCGCGTGATCGATCTGGCCACCCTGCCCGGACTGCAAACCATGCTGGCAGCCCCGCTGTTCGGCGAACGGCGTGCCGCTTTTTGCTCCGTGCGCCGCGGAGCGGAACGCGATTTCGAGCTGCTGGCACGCGAGTGCCTGACGGGAAAGGCGATCGTTGCGCGTTCGGACGACTTGATCGGCCTCGGCGTCTTCGGCCCAGGCAGACCTCACCGGCGACTGCGGGAGCGCATCGGGACTCATGCGCTGATGATGGAACCGGGCTGGACGATTCGCGACCATGTTCCAGGCGAACAGGAACACGCGATGATCGGCGTTCACGGCGGGCTGTCGCCCGACGAAATGTGGATCCCTCTGGTCCAGGCGCGCTGCTGA
- the iscR gene encoding Fe-S cluster assembly transcriptional regulator IscR has translation MRLTTKGRFAVTAMIDLASRQAEGPVTLAGIADRQKISLSYLEQLFGKLRRHKLVTSVRGPGGGYRLARDMSRITVADIIVAVDEPLDATQCGGKQNCQDEHRCSTHDLWANLNKRMYEYLDSVTLNALVHREVKPDPDMSVLKDVRRRAMVAMREAAAA, from the coding sequence ATGAGACTGACCACCAAAGGACGTTTTGCCGTCACCGCGATGATTGATCTGGCATCGCGCCAGGCCGAGGGGCCGGTTACGCTGGCCGGCATTGCCGACCGGCAGAAAATCTCCCTGTCGTATCTCGAACAGTTGTTCGGCAAGTTGCGCCGCCACAAGCTGGTCACCAGCGTGCGTGGTCCGGGCGGAGGTTATCGGCTGGCGCGCGACATGTCGCGCATTACCGTTGCCGACATCATCGTCGCGGTGGACGAGCCGCTTGACGCGACGCAGTGCGGAGGCAAGCAGAACTGCCAGGACGAGCATCGCTGTTCGACGCACGACCTGTGGGCGAACCTCAACAAGCGCATGTACGAGTATCTCGATTCGGTGACGCTGAACGCGCTGGTCCATCGCGAGGTCAAGCCGGATCCGGACATGAGCGTCCTCAAGGACGTGCGCCGGCGCGCGATGGTCGCGATGCGCGAGGCAGCGGCGGCCTGA
- the cysE gene encoding serine O-acetyltransferase, which translates to MFSRLREDLASVRERDPAARSTWEVLTCYPGVHALFLHRFAHGAWKRGFYWVGRFVSHVSRFFTGIEIHPGATIGRRVFIDHGMGVVIGETAEIGDDCTIYQAVTLGGTSLYRGTKRHPTLGKGVVIGAGAKVLGGFTVGDGARVGSNAVVVKPVPAGATAVGNPARVIEPDRDNARDRAREQKAEQMGFSAYGVTKQMDDPLSKALHGLLDHAVETDRRIQMLVERLEKAGFNLDVAIERSDEFDAERLSKMVD; encoded by the coding sequence ATGTTCAGCCGTCTGCGCGAAGATCTGGCCAGCGTTCGTGAACGCGACCCCGCCGCCCGCTCGACCTGGGAGGTGCTGACCTGCTATCCCGGCGTGCATGCGCTGTTCCTGCACCGCTTCGCGCATGGTGCGTGGAAGCGCGGCTTCTACTGGGTGGGGCGATTCGTCAGCCACGTCAGCCGCTTTTTTACCGGTATCGAAATCCATCCGGGGGCGACGATAGGCAGGCGCGTCTTCATCGACCACGGCATGGGCGTGGTGATCGGCGAGACGGCGGAGATCGGGGATGACTGCACGATCTATCAGGCGGTGACGCTGGGCGGCACCTCCCTGTATCGCGGGACGAAGCGTCATCCGACGCTGGGAAAAGGCGTCGTGATTGGTGCCGGCGCCAAGGTGCTAGGCGGGTTCACGGTCGGTGATGGCGCGCGCGTCGGATCCAATGCTGTCGTCGTGAAGCCGGTTCCCGCGGGCGCGACCGCTGTGGGCAACCCTGCGCGCGTCATCGAGCCGGACCGGGACAACGCGCGCGACCGTGCTCGCGAGCAGAAGGCCGAGCAGATGGGCTTCTCCGCCTATGGCGTGACGAAGCAGATGGACGACCCGCTAAGCAAGGCGCTGCATGGACTGCTCGATCACGCGGTCGAGACGGACCGTCGCATCCAGATGCTGGTGGAGCGTCTTGAGAAGGCCGGATTCAACCTCGACGTGGCGATCGAGAGGAGCGACGAATTCGACGCCGAGCGCCTATCGAAGATGGTTGATTGA
- a CDS encoding RNA methyltransferase, with protein sequence MNSAIALDRIRIVLSRTSHPGNIGAAARAMKTMGLGRLWLVAPASFPDPVAEARASGAGDLLAAARVVGSLEEALEGTILSAAVTARRRERSVPVRNAREAAPELVSFADKGEVALVFGNETSGLTNEEVALCSLPVTIPANPAFSSLNLGAAVQLLCYELRMAALHPVPPAEPLPDLAAFEEIEGFHRHLEKAMTVSGFYDPANPKRLLQRLRRLFGRIRLEKEEVNILRGIISAFESKAE encoded by the coding sequence ATGAACAGCGCCATCGCGCTCGACCGCATCCGCATCGTACTTTCCCGTACAAGCCATCCGGGCAACATCGGCGCCGCTGCGCGCGCGATGAAGACGATGGGGCTTGGCCGGCTTTGGCTGGTCGCACCCGCCTCCTTTCCCGATCCGGTGGCGGAGGCGCGCGCCTCCGGGGCTGGAGATCTCCTCGCGGCCGCGCGGGTTGTCGGCTCGCTCGAGGAGGCGCTCGAGGGCACGATCCTGTCGGCCGCCGTCACGGCACGGCGGCGCGAGCGCTCGGTGCCGGTGCGCAATGCGCGCGAGGCGGCCCCGGAACTGGTGTCGTTTGCCGACAAGGGCGAGGTCGCACTGGTGTTCGGCAACGAAACGAGCGGGCTCACGAACGAGGAGGTTGCGCTGTGCTCGCTGCCGGTGACGATTCCTGCAAACCCTGCATTTTCATCGCTCAATCTCGGAGCCGCGGTGCAGCTGCTGTGTTATGAGCTGCGCATGGCGGCGCTGCATCCGGTTCCGCCCGCGGAGCCACTCCCGGACCTGGCTGCGTTCGAGGAGATCGAGGGGTTTCATCGTCATCTGGAAAAGGCGATGACGGTCAGCGGTTTCTACGACCCGGCAAATCCCAAGCGCCTGTTGCAGCGCTTGCGCCGCCTGTTCGGCCGCATACGGCTCGAAAAGGAGGAAGTGAACATCCTCCGCGGCATCATTAGTGCGTTCGAAAGCAAAGCTGAGTAA
- a CDS encoding cysteine desulfurase family protein — protein MFAPVYLDWNATAPLEPAVRDAMLPWLGSRFGNASSRHEYGRQARAAVDEARAQVAAAVGAHATEVIFTSGGTEANNLFVKGAAGLMKPGLIAISAIEHPCVREPAKQLRRADWTLREIAVDRAGLVKRTDWLAVLAAKPVLVSVMLANNETGVLQDVATLAREAKEAGAWFHSDAVQALGKIGVDFRALGVNAMTLSAHKVGGPLGAGALIVDKRLELAPLLAGGGQERGLRSGTENVAAIVGFGVACELAAARVSGENVRLCGLRDALEAGLAAHGMRIFSAGAPRLPNTVFFAAEGMDGETLVARLDRAGFACASGSACSSANPEPSHTLLAMGVERETARGAVRVSLGRDTQEKHVVDFLACLGQQMSELNNLTAVAVQ, from the coding sequence GTGTTCGCCCCCGTCTATCTCGACTGGAACGCCACTGCCCCGCTCGAGCCGGCCGTGCGCGACGCGATGCTGCCGTGGCTCGGCAGCCGCTTCGGCAACGCATCGAGCCGGCACGAATACGGGCGCCAGGCGCGTGCCGCGGTCGACGAGGCGCGTGCGCAGGTCGCAGCGGCGGTCGGTGCCCACGCGACGGAAGTGATCTTCACGAGTGGCGGTACCGAGGCGAACAATCTGTTCGTGAAGGGCGCGGCCGGCCTGATGAAGCCGGGGCTGATCGCGATCAGCGCGATCGAGCATCCGTGCGTGCGCGAACCGGCGAAGCAGTTGCGCCGCGCCGACTGGACGCTGCGTGAAATCGCCGTCGATCGTGCCGGGTTGGTCAAGCGCACCGACTGGCTGGCCGTGCTGGCGGCGAAACCCGTCCTCGTGTCGGTGATGCTCGCGAACAACGAGACGGGCGTGCTGCAGGACGTAGCGACGCTCGCCCGCGAGGCGAAGGAAGCCGGTGCCTGGTTCCATTCCGACGCGGTCCAGGCGCTGGGCAAGATCGGCGTGGATTTCCGCGCGCTGGGTGTCAATGCAATGACGCTGTCGGCGCACAAGGTCGGCGGACCGCTGGGGGCGGGCGCCCTGATTGTCGACAAGCGGCTGGAATTGGCGCCGCTGCTCGCCGGTGGCGGGCAGGAGCGCGGCCTGCGCTCGGGCACAGAGAACGTCGCAGCGATTGTCGGCTTCGGCGTCGCGTGCGAGTTGGCAGCGGCACGTGTGTCCGGAGAAAATGTCCGTCTATGCGGCCTGCGGGATGCGCTGGAAGCAGGACTGGCGGCGCACGGCATGCGGATTTTCTCGGCCGGTGCGCCGCGCCTGCCGAATACCGTGTTCTTCGCCGCCGAAGGCATGGATGGCGAGACCCTAGTGGCGCGGCTCGATCGGGCAGGTTTCGCATGTGCGAGCGGATCGGCGTGTTCGAGCGCGAATCCGGAGCCGTCACACACCCTGCTGGCGATGGGCGTCGAGCGTGAGACCGCGCGCGGCGCGGTGCGTGTCAGCCTGGGGCGCGACACGCAGGAAAAGCATGTAGTCGATTTTCTGGCTTGCCTGGGGCAGCAGATGAGCGAACTGAACAATCTGACCGCCGTGGCGGTTCAATGA